From a region of the Mercurialis annua linkage group LG1-X, ddMerAnnu1.2, whole genome shotgun sequence genome:
- the LOC126665394 gene encoding uncharacterized protein LOC126665394: MMGSIHRSGLSRKTNDSARLVVSTILGVVFGFFIGISFPSVSLIKVVPSGVISSINIPSSDKNVHAPKNPRGAELLPPGIVVPESDFYLRRLWGEPSEDLQKKPKYLVTFTVGYDQRNNINAVIKKFSDEFTIMLFHYDGRVSEWDEFEWSKSAIHVSVRRQTKWWYAKRFLHPDIVASYDYIFIWDEDLGVEHFNSDKYIELVKKHGLEISQPGLEPDKGLTWQMTKRRGDREVHKVTEEKSGWCGDPHLPPCAAFVEIMAPVFSREAWRCVWHMLQNDLVHGWGLDFALRRCVAEPAHEKIGVVDSQWIVHQVIPSLGRQGSSENGQAPWEGVRARCKNEWSIFQTRLADADQAYYLSQISKK, from the exons atGATGGGGTCCATTCACCGCAG TGGACTTTCTAGGAAAACAAATGATAGCGCCAGGCTCGTTGTCAGTACTATTCTGGGAGttgtgtttggattttttattgGCATCTCATTTCCATCAGTTTCTCTTATCAAG GTTGTACCTTCAGGTGTTATTTCATCTATCAATATACCCTCTTCCGATAAAAAT GTTCATGCTCCAAAAAATCCTCGTGGTGCAGAGTTATTACCTCCAGGAATAGTTGTGCCAGAATCTGACTTTTACTTGCGCAGACTATGGGGTGAGCCTAGTGAG GATTTACAGAAAAAGCCAAAGTACTTGGTTACGTTTACTGTCGGTTATGATCAGAGGAATAACATCAATGCAGTTATTAAAAAG TTTTCGGATGAATTCACAATTATGCTTTTCCACTATGATGGTCGGGTGAGTGAATGGGATGAATTTGAGTGGTCAAAAAGTGCAATCCATGTCAGTGTAAGAAGACAAACAAAATG GTGGTATGCAAAGAGGTTTTTGCATCCTGATATTGTTGCTTCTTACGATTATATTTTCATATGGGACGAAGATCTTGGAGTGGAGCATTTCAATTCAGACAA GTATATTGAGTTGGTTAAGAAACATGGTCTAGAGATCTCTCAACCAGGTCTTGAACCCGACAAAGGACTTACATGGCAGATGACGAAGAGGAGAGGTGACCGAGAAGTTCACAA GGTTACAGAAGAGAAATCAGGTTGGTGTGGCGATCCACATTTGCCTCCATGTGCTGC TTTTGTGGAAATTATGGCCCCTGTGTTTTCCAGAGAGGCTTGGCGCTGCGTCTGGCATATGCTTCAG AATGATTTGGTACATGGATGGGGATTGGATTTTGCTCTCAGAAGATGTGTAGCG GAGCCTGCACATGAAAAAATTGGTGTGGTTGATTCACAGTGGATTGTTCATCAAGTAATCCCTTCTCTTGGTCGACAG GGGAGTTCTGAGAATGGGCAAGCTCCATGGGAAGGG GTTAGAGCAAGGTGCAAAAATGAATGGTCTATCTTTCAGACTCGACTTGCCGATGCGGATCAGGCATATTACCTCTCTCAGATTAGTAAGAAATGA
- the LOC126666278 gene encoding UDP-xylose transporter 1, with protein MGEMSVFQVGVIGALFLSVASSVSIVICNKALMSNLGFPFATTLTSWHLMVTFCTLHCAQRFNLFESKPIDMKTVMLFGILNGVSIGLLNLSLGFNSIGFYQMTKLAIIPFTVLLETLFLKKQFSQNIKLSLFLLLVGVGIASVTDLQLNFLGTILSLLAIATTCVGQILTNTIQKRLNVSSTQLLYHSAPFQAAILFVSGPLVDQFLTKRNVFAYKYNPIVLAFIILSCVISVAVNFSTFMVLGKTSPVTYQVLGHLKTCLVLGFGYTLLHDPFTFRNIVGILVAIFGMAFYSYFCTQESKKKQSLELSLAPQMKEKDSTPLLAMQEKENHEAKKSAKDSLV; from the exons ATGGGAGAAATGTCAGTATTCCAGGTGGGTGTTATTGGAGCATTGTTTCTATCAGTGGCATCATCGGTCTCCATTGTCATCTGCAATAAAGCTTTGATGAGCAATCTTGGCTTCCCTTTTG CAACAACTCTGACTAGTTGGCACCTAATGGTAACTTTTTGCACACTTCACTGTGCTCAACGGTTCAACTTGTTCGAGTCAAAGCCCATTGACATGAAGACAGTTATGCTTTTTGGCATTCTGAATGGTGTCTCTATTGGGCTTCTTAACTTGAGCCTGGGCTTCAATTCTATCGGCTTTTACCAG ATGACCAAACTTGCAATCATACCATTCACAGTTTTATTGGAAACTCTATTCCTAAAAAAACAGTTCAG CCAGAACATAAAGTTGTCACTTTTCTTATTGCTTGTTGGAGTTGGCATTGCTTCAGTGACAGATCTTCAGCTTAATTTTCTTGGAACTATTCTTTCTCTGCTTGCCATTGCCACTACCTGCGTTGGACAAATT CTGACAAACACAATACAAAAGAGGCTAAATGTGTCATCAACACAGCTGCTATATCATTCAGCACCATTTCAAGCAGCAATTCTGTTTGTATCAGGCCCTCTGGTTGATCAATTCCTCACCAAAAGAAATGTTTTTGCTTACAAATATAATCCTATTGTCTTG GCATTCATCATCCTGTCATGTGTAATATCAGTGGCAGTAAATTTTAGCACATTCATGGTATTAGGGAAGACATCACCGGTGACATATCAAGTACTCGGCCATCTCAAAACTTGCCTTGTTCTTGGATTTGGATATACTTTACTACACGATCCTTTCACTTTCAGAAACATTGTTGGAATTTTAGTTGCTATTTTTGGTATGGCATTTTACTCCTATTTTTGCACCCAAGAATCTAAGAAGAAACAATCTCTTGAACTTTCTTTGGCTCCTCAG ATGAAGGAAAAGGATAGCACACCATTGCTAGCAatgcaagaaaaagaaaatcacgAAGCAAAGAAATCAGCAAAGGACTCTCTTGTTTAA